ACAATCTATTAACGCAAGGCATGGTATTAAAAGACGGCGCAAAAATGTCTAAATCAAAAGGCAATACTGTTGACCCCAATGAATTATTGCAACGCTATGGCGCAGATAGCGTACGCGTTTTTGTAACTTTCACTGCGCCACCAGAACAATCACTTGAATGGTCGGATAGTGGTTTTGAAGGTTGTTTTAGATTTTTAAAACGCCTGTGGACTTTTTCTTGCGAACGCCAGAAGTTATTTGAACACGCTGATGGCATCAACGATGGTATTAGCAAGACCAATCTTGAGAAGGCCAATGAAGAACAAAAAAATATTTGGCGAGAAATCAATGCCATATTAAAACAAGCCCATTATGACTACGAACGTTTACAATTAAATACTGTCGTATCAGGCTGTATGAAATTATTTAACTTATTAGTAAAAATCCCTTTTGAGGGCCAAGTAGAAGAAAAAAATATTTGCGCAAATGCAGCTCATATCAATTATTTATTAATTACTAGCGGAACAAAAATATTACTCGCTGTACTTTCTCCTATTGCCCCTCATCTCTGTCATCAATTATGGCGTATGTTAAAAATTGGAGAAGATATTGCTGATGCCCGCTGGCCAAAAGTCAGTGCAGCTGCCCTAGTCAGCAAGTCAGTTTCTATTGTGGTTCAAATTAACGGTAAATTACGGGCGAAATTAAATATTCCTAACAATGCAACTGAAGAAGAAATGAAAACAACCGCACTTGCTGACACACAAATTTTACAGTTGGTCTCTAATAAAACTGTCAAGAAAGTGATTGTTGTTCCCAATCGATTAATTAACATTGTTGTGGCAGATAAATAATATGTTGAGAACCTTTCGTTTTTGTAGCGCTTTACTATTAACTTTTTGCTTAACTGCATGCGGTTTTAAACTACAAGGCACACTTGCCCCTCTTCCGCCACAATTACAACAAGTTTATGTGAACTCAGCAGCTGCACCTCATAGTGCCATCGCCCCCGACCTTACGGTGGCACTTGAAAATGACAAAGTGACGTGTGTCGATGATCCTAAGCAAGCTCTGATCACTCTCAATATTCTGCAAGACAAACAAAGCAGTCGCCAAATAGGATCTGGGGCTAGCCAGGAAACTCGCAAGTATGAATTAACTTACTCGGTTGTCTTCACCTTATCCGATTCAACAGGTAAGCGCATTTATGGTCCAGCTGCTGTAAGTAGTACACTCATACATTATGTGTATAGCGGCCAAGTTTTAGGTAACAATCAAGAAGAAGGAGCGCTGTATCAATCGTTGCGCCGTAATGTCATTCAAAAAATATTATTTAAACTTGCTTCTGACGATTCGAAAGCGGCATTGGTTAAAAATAATTCATGAAATTAGCGCCTGAGAAACTCACTCGCCTTTTAGAGAAAAATGTTCCTGGTTTCTATTTTTGCTCAGGCAATGACACTTTTCTGATTAATGAAATGGCGGATAAAATTATCGCCGCCGCAAAACAACTTGGCTTTAATGAAGTTTCTCATCTCTATGTTGACTCAGGATTTTCCTGGGAAAAGCTCTATGAAACCATGCATACGCCCTCCCTTTTTTCGCCAAAAACTGCAGTTGTTATTCAACTCTCAAGTTGGAAATTAGACGATAAAGCGAAAGCACTTTTGACAGAATCCAGCCAACATAACACTAACTATTTATTAGTAATTGTGAAAGGTCCAAAGCTAGAACGCGCCATGAGCAATACAAAATGGTTTCAGGCAATGACTGAACACAGTTATTGGATTGAAATTCCAGCGATGTATCCGTCACAAGTACCGGAGTGGTTACAACAACGCGCGACACAATATGGTTTTAAACTAACGCGTGAACAAGCGCAACAGCTTGCACAACGCACTGAAAACAACCTGCCCTCTGCCGCACAAGCGATAGAAAAATTGCAACTACTTAACTTGCCGATTACCAGTGCGTTAATAGAAGACGTGGTAGAAGTCAGCGCAGAATATGATGTCTTCAAGTTAATTGATGCTTGTCTAGCGGGCGACTCGGTACGTAGTTATCAAATCTTTTTTAGCTTGAAAAATAATGCAACAGAACCTCTAATGATCATTGGCTCACTCGCAAGAGAATTGCGTCTCATTCGAGAAATAGCTCAAGCACAATCTGAAAATATACCTGTAAAATCTACATGCCAACGTTTAGGCATTTGGGAATCACGCTTGCCTCTTATTCAAAATTTCATACGCACTTATTCTTATCATCAATGCCAGCAAATGCTCGCCCAACTCGCTACTTTTGACGCGATTGCTAAAGGCGCTATGCCAGGGAGTATTTGGAATGAGTTATTTGGTTTTTGTATGAAAATAGCCAATAAAACTGCATTTTTAAGTACTAAAATAGATTCTCTAATAGGATAAATATGGCGACATCCTCTTTTATTGCAATATTCGGCGGGTCGTTTGACCCCATTCACAATGGACACCTTCAACTAGCCGAAATTGTTTCTCAATATATCAAAAATACAGAAATCTATTTTGTCCCTTGTGGCAATCCTGTGCATCGCACACCTTCTGTTGTTTCTGCTGATAACCGTACGACCATGATTAAATCTGCTATTACAAATCAGCCAAACTGGCACTTGGATACCTACGAAATCGATCATCCTGAACCCTCTTACACCATTAACACCTTAAAATATTTTCGGCAACGATTTCCCGATGCTTCCATTGGGTTCATCATGGGCATGGATACTTTTTTGAGCCTAGACACCTGGGGAGATTGGCAAGAGTTACTTAATTATGCGCATCTGTTGGTCGTTCCTCGCATTGGCTATGACGTATCGTCTATGGAGCCTCTGATCAAGAATGAAAACCTTTTGCACAAAACGCTCAATGGCGGTATCATCATGCTCCCTGTGGCACCCCAATCGGTTTCCTCAACGGAAATTCGAAAAAAATTACTTACCCGTGATGATGTATCATCACTTATACCGAAGGCAGTTTATGACTACATCCAAAGCCAAAATCTCTACCTCTAAAGAAGCTTTCTCTAAAAATGCAAAGCAACAGCAATTACTCGCTTTAATTCTTAAAACATTAGAAGACATAAAAGCTGAAGAACTCGCGACTTTTCAATTGTCGGAGAATTCTGATATCGCGAATATTGCTATCGTCTGTAATGGGCGCTCGAATCGTCATGTTCGATCAATGGCAAGTAATCTCGCTTTTGCCATAAAAACTAGCCGTCTTGCCAAAGCAAAAATTGAAAATGATCCCAAAGGTGAATGGGTCTTGATTGACACTGGAAACATCGTCGTTCATATGATGCAGTCTGAAGTTCGCAAATATTACGACTTAGATGCGTTTATCTTAGAAGCGCATTAAAGAGCTTCTTTTGAAAGCACTTTGGTGTTTTGGTGTTTTTGTTGTATACTGTTGCAATGGTAAATAAACGAGAGAGTTATTATGGCGACACTGGCAAGACGGCTTAGTATTCCGCTTAACGATGATCAGCATCAGTTAGTCAAGTTAACTGCACTTTTAAATGGTCAATCTATAAAAGATTATGTGCTAAGCAAACTATTCGATGAAAAAACACCTAACGCAATCACTATAAAAGCAATGCGTGATTTAGAAACAAATAGCAACCTGCATCACTCAAAAACAGTTGATGAAATGTTTAACAAAATACTTAAAATAAGCAAACCTGAAAAGTAAAGCTTCATGAATACACTGGAGTTAGTATATACATCGCAATTTGTCAAAGATTTGCGAAAAATGCAAAAACAGCATAAAAAACTCGAAAAATTACATGCGATAATTACTCAACTTGCCGAGAAAAAAACTCTTGAAACCAAACATCGTGATCACCTTTTAAAAGGGGATTACATTACTTATAGAGAATGCCACATAGAGCCTGATTGGCTACTAATTTATAAAATATTAGATGATCAGTACTTACAATTTGCTCGAACGGGTTCTCACTCAGAATTATTTTAATATGAATATTCAAATCATCGCTGTTGGCACAAAAATGCCCGCTTGGGTCAATGAAGCTTATCAAGAATATCAAAAAAGGTTGCAACCTGAAATTCAGTTGCAACTTAAAGAAATCACACTACAAAAACGTGGAAAAAATCCGGCTGATATTCAAAAGATGATGCAACTCGAAAGTCAGCAAATTCTCAATGCGATTAAATCAGGCAGTTACACTATCGCACTTGATAGCCGCGGCGCGCAATATACCAGTGAACAATGTGCTGAACAGTTGAATCACTGGAAACATCTTGCAAAGCCCATCAATATTTTAATTGGTGGCCCCGAAGGTTATACGGCCGAAACCCTGGCAAAAGCCGACGCAAAATGGTCCTTATCTGCATTAACTTTTCCACACCCTATCGTGCGGATTATTTTGGCAGAACAACTTTACCGCGCGCAAAGTATACTGAAAAAACACCCGTATCATCGCAGTTAAAAACTACATTCGAATAAACAACCCCACTATCGCGCGCAAGTTATTGATATGCTGCTCTTCATCTGCCAATTGCTTTTCTAAGTCATTCACAGGGGAATGCGTGCTTTCCGCTGCTTGCAACTGCGTGACAATATTAGCCGCTCGAATTTGGGACCGCAAAATTCGTTGACCAAAATCAGTTTGGTTATCCATAAATGCCTGCGATAATTTTGTCATCTGTACGGCAGCACGATAAGCAGTCGCACAAGGAAGCGTAAATGTTTCCGGTGTACCGCCTTCTCTTTGACACTGTTGTAATACAACTTTTAAT
The sequence above is a segment of the Gammaproteobacteria bacterium genome. Coding sequences within it:
- the holA gene encoding DNA polymerase III subunit delta, giving the protein MKLAPEKLTRLLEKNVPGFYFCSGNDTFLINEMADKIIAAAKQLGFNEVSHLYVDSGFSWEKLYETMHTPSLFSPKTAVVIQLSSWKLDDKAKALLTESSQHNTNYLLVIVKGPKLERAMSNTKWFQAMTEHSYWIEIPAMYPSQVPEWLQQRATQYGFKLTREQAQQLAQRTENNLPSAAQAIEKLQLLNLPITSALIEDVVEVSAEYDVFKLIDACLAGDSVRSYQIFFSLKNNATEPLMIIGSLARELRLIREIAQAQSENIPVKSTCQRLGIWESRLPLIQNFIRTYSYHQCQQMLAQLATFDAIAKGAMPGSIWNELFGFCMKIANKTAFLSTKIDSLIG
- the nadD gene encoding nicotinate (nicotinamide) nucleotide adenylyltransferase; its protein translation is MATSSFIAIFGGSFDPIHNGHLQLAEIVSQYIKNTEIYFVPCGNPVHRTPSVVSADNRTTMIKSAITNQPNWHLDTYEIDHPEPSYTINTLKYFRQRFPDASIGFIMGMDTFLSLDTWGDWQELLNYAHLLVVPRIGYDVSSMEPLIKNENLLHKTLNGGIIMLPVAPQSVSSTEIRKKLLTRDDVSSLIPKAVYDYIQSQNLYL
- the rsfS gene encoding ribosome silencing factor, which codes for MTTSKAKISTSKEAFSKNAKQQQLLALILKTLEDIKAEELATFQLSENSDIANIAIVCNGRSNRHVRSMASNLAFAIKTSRLAKAKIENDPKGEWVLIDTGNIVVHMMQSEVRKYYDLDAFILEAH
- a CDS encoding type II toxin-antitoxin system YafQ family toxin, yielding MNTLELVYTSQFVKDLRKMQKQHKKLEKLHAIITQLAEKKTLETKHRDHLLKGDYITYRECHIEPDWLLIYKILDDQYLQFARTGSHSELF
- the rlmH gene encoding 23S rRNA (pseudouridine(1915)-N(3))-methyltransferase RlmH, coding for MNIQIIAVGTKMPAWVNEAYQEYQKRLQPEIQLQLKEITLQKRGKNPADIQKMMQLESQQILNAIKSGSYTIALDSRGAQYTSEQCAEQLNHWKHLAKPINILIGGPEGYTAETLAKADAKWSLSALTFPHPIVRIILAEQLYRAQSILKKHPYHRS
- a CDS encoding EexN family lipoprotein, encoding MSLKFSIFSMALLTGALLSLAACEEKRNESYYYTHPETLKVVLQQCQREGGTPETFTLPCATAYRAAVQMTKLSQAFMDNQTDFGQRILRSQIRAANIVTQLQAAESTHSPVNDLEKQLADEEQHINNLRAIVGLFIRM